The nucleotide sequence AGCCGACGTGCCAGCCGGTTAACGATAACCTGATGGAATTACTGATCATGGTGGACGCTTGCCGACGAGCTTCGGCTCGGCAAATTACCGCTGTGATTCCTTACTATGGATACGCTAGAGCAGACCGTAAAACTGCCGGGCGAGAGTCTATTACAGCCAAGCTTGTAGCTAACTTAATTACTCAGGCTGGCGCAAATCGAATTCTAGCAATGGATTTGCACTCAGCCCAAATCCAAGGCTATTTTGACATTCCCTGTGACCATGTCTATGGTTCACCAGTTGTGTTTGACTATTTAGCCAGTAAGAATTTGTCGGATATTGTTGTCGTTTCGCCAGATGTGGGTGGAGTCGCGCGGGCCCGAGCCTTTGCCAAAAAGCTCAATGATGCTCCACTTGCCATTATTGATAAGCGTCGTCAAGCTCATAATGTGGCAGAAGTGCTCAATGTGGTTGGGGACGTTGCTGGCAAGACTGCCATCTTGGTGGATGACATGATCGATACTGCAGGGACGATCTGTGAGGGAGCTCGCCTCCTACGCAAGGAAGGGGCTCGTCAGGTTTATGCTTGTGCGACCCATGCTGTTTTCTCACCCCCGGCGATCGAGCGGCTATCCAGTGGCTTGTTTGAGGAAATCATTGTCACCAATACCATTCCAGTGCCTGACACAAGCCGCTTTGAGCAACTGACGGTACTCTCGGTGGCCAATATCTTGGGTGAGGCAATCTGGAGAATTCACGAAGACAGCTCACTCAGCAGTATGTTTCGGTAATGTATTAGCGTTCTAGTTTTGTATGTTAGGCGTAGCCATAACTTAAGTAGGGGCACCTCTTGTGGGTGCCCTTCATTCTTTAAAGCTTTAGAGGTAATCAAAAAACTGCTCTGGAACCAAGGTGAGTTCTCCAGATTTGAAGCGATCGCTCTCAATCCAGAGGGCTTTTTTCTGGCGATCGCCTTCGGCAAACATCAGTTCATCCAGTTCGTAGAATTTAGGATCAGCGAAGTCGCATTTGTAGAGCTGGATCAGCTCATGACCTGATTGGCCATTAAACACAAAGATGTTCTCTAGACAGCCCAAGTAACGAATGTTAGCTAGCTCTGCTTGGATTTCTTCCTGAAATTCTCGCTGCAAAGCGATCAGGCTGGTTTCACCAAAGTCTACGCCACCTCCTAAGGCTCGATAAAAAGTTTTTTGTTTCACTGGGTCGTATCCTTCCGAGACAAAGATGCGATCGCCTTTTCCAGCAGCAGCAGCCTGACGGTCTTGGATTAGCCCTAGCGCTAAAACGCGAATTTGATTGACTCCGTACATAGTTCTTAGAAGATGGGATGCAAAAGCTACGCCAAACCTAATTAGCAGAATTAACGGGGTGGCGGATGGGTTAGCTGATTAATTATCGTCGTATTCTGAGTACTCTCGTTTGCGGCTTTCGGGGATCGGCCAGTCTTCATTCTCTCCGCCAATAATCAGCGTTGTGATTTCTACGTAATCTTTGCTGAATTGCCGCAAGGAATTGATTAAAACATCTAGGGCGATCGCGTCACTGGTGCCTAAGTCGAACCAACAACGGGCCCAGTTGCTCTCGTACTCTACTTCCCCAATGTTGTGCATCAAGGCCATGAAGCTATCTTCAGCCGCATCCTGGTTGTAATTCATGTAGCTGATTTCTAGGCCAACATCTTGCACCTGGAGATTTTCGGCGTTAAACCCGCCTAATTTCCCTAGAAAAAACCAGGAGTTGATAATTTCTTCAACGTACTGTTTTTCTAGTTCAGAGGGGTTCAAGCTGAACTCTAGCCAAATCCAGACATTAAAGGGATCAAACTCCCGAAACTGTACTTGCATTTTGTTTGAAAACCGAATAATTGGGGCGTGGCTTAAGCGATCGCGAATGTGCAAGCTAAGCAATTCCAGAATACCGCAGCCAGTTTAGCCTGCTGTTGTGAGGGTAGCCACTCTGTAGAAACCCACCCATAAAAAAAGGTGCCATACTTGACACCCTCAGAAGTATTTTCGAGTAATTGATTGAGCGATCGCGACCTATTTCTTAAGCTCAGTACTGCAATTGCGCTCTTTTTGATCAATGCGGAATTCGGTTCTACAGCGCTCATACGCGATTTGGTTTCGCAGTTGGCGAGGCAATTGAGCGGTTTTATCCAAGGCTTTGCGGAAAAATTCTAGGCTTTCCTGATTTTTACCCTGTTTAACGAGAACTTGGGCTTTGAGGTAGTACAGATCTGGGTTGTTAGGGGTCACCTTCAGAGCTTGATCAACAAACTCTAGCGCTTTCGTCGGTTGGTTCAGGTCTCGGTAGCCAATCGCAATCCCCCGATAAGCCAAGTAACGAGGCTGGGCATATTTGTTCAATCGCTCTACCGCGTCCGCTGGATTGGCAAAGGGGAGATTAACCGCCAGCATCAAATCCATAAAACCTTTCACTAAGTTAAGTTCTGGGTCTTGAGGACTGAGCTTTTCAGCCGCATTCAATGATTGAAACACTCGTTGAAGTTTGTTCAGGGCTTGAGGAGTCCCTCGCACCGTACCTTCACGGGAGACGATATAAGCGCCTTCCATAAATTCGCCCACTGCTACGTACAAGTTGCCGCGTAGGGGGTCAGTTTTACGTAGCTGCTCAGCGGTTTCGCGAGTCTTAGTGGCATTGGTTCGCAAGGCATTCCAATCTTTGTCCAGGTAAGCTAGTGACGCTTTCATGGCATAGCTGAGTGGCTCACTGGGTTCAGCTTGAGATAAGTATTTTCTGGCAGCTTGGTAATCGCCCCGCTCAAAAATCGCTTTGAAGGCTGCTTCGGTATTCTTACCAATGGCATGCTGGTTAGTAGTACGGAAGGGATCGCCCGCAAAAGCAGGACTGCCGCATAAGCTAAGGGCGATCGCCGCAGTACCCGCAACGGCAGAAACGAACCGCCGGGAAGCGGAAACAGGGCGGCTTTGGCGTTGCATCCTAGAGGAGCAGGGTGGGGCATTTGTCCCAACACTACTGGGAGCAATCGGCATGTTCGTCATAATAGAGCCTCTCAAAACGTTCCTCGAATTCGTTCTGCTTGCAAATGCTCTAGAGCCTCGGATGGCACTCGATGAGTTGAAAATTCGCTCATCGCGGTTGATGCCAAAGGTCTAGAAGCACTCGGTTCAGGTGCGATCGCCTACCGATTAAGGGTTCAGCTAGCTGCATAAATTTGACGCAGTCATTCGGTTTGGGTTCCAGTTAGACTGGTCGATGGGTAGGCTAAATTTGTCACCGTTGAAACAAAATTATGACTACCTCGCTACAGCCGAAGCCTCAGGTTTGCAACTTTCCTTCTCGTTAGACTAGCGGCTGGCACGCTTGATTTGATTGAACTTGGGTGGCAATTTCAGCGTCAGGACAGGCTCTAGCCAACGGCGATCGCTGTATCCTGACATTGATCGACTGCTTTGCACTTCGCTAGAAACCTTGCTCCTCGCTGGTAACATCGTTAATGCTCTATCTCAAAAACCTGATCTATCATCCGACTGCTACCCCGACCGCCATCCTCAAATCAATCAATTTGGAGCTAGCGCCTCAGCAAATGGGCTTGATCATCGGCCCCAGCGGTTCAGGAAAAAGCACCCTCCTGGAAATTCTAGCGGGGTTGGCGGAAAAAACTTCAGGTGACATCCTGTGGCGAGAGCAAGAACTGACTCCAGCCCATCTCCAGCAACTGGGTGGTCTTGTCTTCCAGTTTCCGGAGCGACATTTTTGCGGTGCCACAATTCTAGAAGAGCTGCGCCTTGGCCACCCAGAACTAGGGACAGAAAAGGTAAATCAGGCTTTAACAGAAGTGGGGTTGGGGCACTTATCTCTACAAACATCGCCTCATTCCCTGAGTGGTGGACAACAGCGACGCTTAGCCTTGGCCGTACAGTTGATTCGCCAACCCTATTTATTACTACTAGATGAGCCAACGGCAGGGCTAGATTGGTCCATGCGACGGCAGTTGGTCAATTTATTGGCCCGCCTCAAAGACCACTGGAGTTTGTTGATCGTGACCCACGATGCGGGTGACCTGCTAGCGATCGCTGACCGCTGTTGGACTCTCAACCACGGTGAGTTGCAGTCTGTCGATCCCCAAGTGCTAGAAATGAATGCGAAGCAACCTCAATCTGTTGTCCAAAGTTAACTTTAATGTTGGATCTTGAAACCGTGAACCTGCCAGAAATGATCGCTGTTTGGCAAAAAACTCTCCGCTGGCAGCCCACCTCGCACCAGCAACAGCAGTTACAGCGGCTTTACGAACTCATTCTAGAGGGCAACCGTCAGTTAAATCTCACCCGCATTACCGAGCCAAGTGAGTTTTGGGAAAAGCACTTGTGGGACTCGTTGCGAGGCATAGCACCATTCTTCAAGGAGGAAGGAGGAGGGATGAAGGATGAATTTGACTCCTCTTCCTCCTTCATCCCACCCTACGGAAGTGGCGAGGGCGTACATCCTTCATCCTTTCGCGTAATCGACATTGGTACAGGTGGTGGTTTTCCGGGTATTCCGGCAGCGATCGCCTGTCCTGACTGGCAAGTGACACTGCTAGATTCGACTCAGAAGAAGGTTACTTTTCTGCAAACTCTGGCAACCACGTTAGAGCTGGAAAATATCACCACTTTAGTAGACCGAGCCGAACAGGTCGGGCAGTTGCCTGAGCACCGGGAAGCTTACGATTTAGCCCTGATTCGAGCAGTAGGGTCAGCTTCTGTTTGTGCTGAGTACGCCTTACCACTGCTGAAGCTGGAAGGACAAGCAGTGCTCTATCGCGGTCAGTGGACTGCCGAAGAAACCGGAGCCTTGCGTCCGGCGGTGGCTCAGTTGGGTGGCGCGATCGCCGCGATCGAAGAATGCAGCACTCCCGTTAGCCAAGGGATGCGACACTGTCTCTACTTACGCAAAGTGGCTCCCACCCCTAGTGAATTTCCACGGGCGATCGGAGTGCCAGCAAAGCAGCCCTTATAGATTAAGGTGGCGATGAATTGCAGTTAATCCCAGATTTTGGTATCCTGCCAGACTGCAAGGCGCATTGCTTTTTGGGGTGAGTTGAAAGCGTGGCCTGTAAGTTAAAGCTGAGTTGAGTTAGGAAATTGTTGCCACGTATCAGGGTAACTGTCGGAATGAACAACTCCTGGGAGTGAAGTTTGCATGATTGAAGTTGAACAGTTGAGCAAGGTTTATGGCTCAACCCCTGCGATTCAAGATGTGACATTTGCGGTAGAACCAGGGGAAATCTTGGGTTTTTTGGGGCCAAACGGGGCTGGAAAAACCACCACCATGCGGATTCTGACTGGATACTTACCTGCAACGAGTGGCAGTGCGCGAGTCGCGGGCTACGATGTTCACGAAGATTCGATGGCGGTGAGGCAGCGCATTGGTTATCTACCCGAGACGCCTCCGCTCTATCCAGAAATGACGGTGGAGGGGTTTCTCTATTTTGTGGCTCGAATTAAAGGCGTGAGTGCGGGCGATCGCTCTCGACAAGTTCAATCAGCTCTAGAGCGTTGCAGCTTGGTGGAAAAACGCAAAACCTTAATTCGTAAGCTATCTAAAGGCTTTCGCCAACGAGTAGGCATTGCCCAGGCGATCGTGCATGATCCCCCGGCGATTATTTTAGATGAACCGACTGTGGGCTTAGATCCGCGCCAAATTATTGAAGTTCGTAACTTAATTAAGAACTTAGCAGGGACTCATACAGTAATTCTCTCCACGCATATCTTGCCTGAGGTCAGCATGACCTGTAACCGAGTCGCCATCATTAATCGCGGGCGAGTGGTAGCAACGAATAGCCCGGAAAATTTGATGGCGCAACTCAATGCGGGGTCGGGGTATGAGCTAGACGTGGACGGCGATGTCAACACTGTGCAACAACTAGTGCAACCCATTCCCGGTGTGCGCTTGGTAGAGCCCATGCGAATCGAGGAACTAGCAGACCAGACATTAACGCCTCAGCGCTGTCGGGTGCGAGTAGTAGCTGAAGCCGATAGCGATCCAGGTCGGGATATTGCCGCTGCTGTCGTGGGGGGAGGTTTAGGTCTCTACGAAATGCGCCGGACTAAGGCCAGCTTAGAGGATGTGTTCTTGCAATTGACGATGACCGAAGAAAAAGCCTTAGAGTCGAGTGCAGAGACTGAGTTGAGCGCTGGGGGGGAAGCGGAGCCAGTCATTGAAGACGCGCCTGGAGCACCAACTGCTGTCGTGTCTGAGTCAGCAGAATCGGAGGAAGAAGCATAATGCGGGTGATTCTCAGCAATATTGTGGCGATTTATCGCAAAGAGTTGCAGGGGTACTTTGCCTCTCCCTTGGCTTATGCGATCGCGGGCGTGTTTTGGTTCTTGTCTGGCTTTTTCTTTGTGATTGCCTTGCAAGACACCCTGCAAACTGCCGCCGCTGCGGACCAAATTGGGCAACCCTTTGATGCGGCTTATGCCCTAATTCAAGCTTTTTTGGGCTTGATGGGAGTTTTGTCTTTGTTTATTTTGCCAATTCTCTCGATGGGGCTTTACGCCGAGGAACGCAAGCGGGGCACCTTGGAACTGCTAGCCACCTCTCCCGTAACCAACTGGGTGGTCTCCTTAGGCAAGCTGCTAGGAGTTCTCACTTTCTTCATCACCTTAGTGTTGCCCTTGCTAGTTTACGAAACGATTACTTTGAGTGCTGCGAATCCTCCCTTAAATCCCACGCTGTTGTTAACTGGCTACGGTGGCTTGATTCTAATGGCCGCAGCAGTTTTATCTTTGGGCATGTTTCTGTCTTCGTTGACCGATAGCAGCATTTTGGCGGCAATTTTGACGTTTGCCCTCGTTTTACTTCTCTGGTCGATCCAGGCGATCGCCACAGTGGTGGGGGGGCCTGTGGGTGACGCCATCGGGCACTTATCGCTGCTGAAGCACTACGGCGATCTGGTTCGCGGTGTAGTGAATACAAGCGGCTTGATTTTGTTCGTGAGCTACATTATTTTGGGCCTGTTTTTGACTGCCCAGTCTATTGAAGCGCTCAGATTCCAGCGCTCTTAATCTAGCCATTGCACCCGCGTCCACGCTGAGTGGGTCACTGGCTAAAGCCACTTGCAAGTACTATCCCTGTTAAGGGTTGAGTAGAAGTCGATGAAACAAATTCCTACCACCTGGAAATCGTTCAAGCAATCTTGGCAATGGCTCTTCTGGGCTGGGCCAGTGCTGGTAGTTATAGGCTTATCCGCCGGAGCTGTGTCTGGCAATTGGGGCAGCATTCCGGTCGGCCTGACCGTTGCTGGCATTGTGTTGATTGGGGTCTGGCTGCTGCTGCAAAGCCAACCTGGCTCTGGCTTTTGGGGCCGCCGCTCAACTCAAGCCAGCACCAATGCGCTCCTCTCCACGCTGGCTGTCGTCGTTATCCTAGGTTTGATTAATTTCCTGGGAGTCCGCTATGCCAATCAAGTTGACCTGACCGAAAATCAACTTTACACCCTTGCTCCTCAGTCACAGGGTATCTTGAGGCGCTTGCCCCAACCTGTGAAAGTTTGGGTGTTTATGGACCCCAATAGCCCTAATCCAAATTCTGGCCCGACTCAAGCTTTGTTAGACCAATACAAGCGCCAGTCAAGGCAATTTAATTTTGAGATGGTTGATCCACAAGCTCAACCAGGCTTGGCGCAATCTTTTGGCATTCAGGATATTGGCGATGTCTATATTGAGGCAGGCCAAAAACGCCGTTTTCTCCAAAACCTGAAGAGTGAGCGGTTGTCAGAAGGACGACTGACCAATGCCATTGAGCAAATTACGAGCGATCGCCAAGCCAAAATCTACTTTCTGCAAGGTCACGGAGAGTCTTCCTTGGATGAGGGTCAAAGGGGTTTAGCCCAAGCCAAAGCTTTGTTGCAGGAGAAAAACTTCATCAGTGAACCGCTGAACTTGGTCGAGCAACCTGCTGTACCTGAAGATGCAGCAGCAGTCGTGGTGGCTGGCCCCAAGCAAGCTTTGTTTGACAAGGAAGTTAGGGAGCTGAGCGCTTATTTGCAGCAAGGGGGCAGTGTGTTGCTGATGATTGACCCCAATGTAGACCCGAAGCTAGAGGGCTTACTCAAAAATTGGGGTGTGACCCTAGGCAACCGAATTGCGATCAATGCTTCGGCTCAGCAAATCGCTGAGTTAGGCCCGACCGCTTCCGTGGTTAATCAGTATGGCGATCACCCGATTACTAAGGATTTTGGCAATCGCTATTCGATTTATCCGATCGCAAGACCGATTCAAACGACTCCTGTTTCTGGGGTGCAGGAAACGCCTTTGTTGGTCACGAGTCCTCAAAGTTGGGCGGAAAGTGACCTGAAAAATCAAAACTTGGAGTTTAATCCGGAGCGCGATCGCCAAGGGCCTTTAGTGTTAGGTGTGGCGCTAAGCAAGGCGGCTCAGGCTACGGGATCTGCTCAGGCTTCTCCCTCACCTAGCCCATCTGCTAGCCCGTCTGTTTCTCCTTCTGCTAGTCCCAGTCCTAGCCCTAGTCCTACACCAACTACTGAGGCTAACAAAACGCCATCTGAATCTCGTCTGGTTGTGGTGGGTAATTCTAGTTTTGCTACGGATGGTTTGTTTGGTCAGCAGTTAAATGGGGATGTTTTCCTTAATTCGGTAAGTTGGCTGAGCAAGCGGGATGACCAGGTTCTATCGATTCGTCCGAAGGAGGACAAGAACCGCCGAATTACGATGACGGCGCAGCAGGCGAATTTGGTGGGTTGGTTGTCGCTGGCCGTGTTGCCTTTGTTGGGTTTTGGGACTGCTGGGGTGATGTGGTGGCGACGCCGCTAGAATCCGAGCCTTGGGGCACTCGCCCCCAAACCGCCGCTGAGGGACGGTTGCGTCCCTCAGACTCCCTCCAAAATTGAATTCAGAGCACTATGGAACTCTGGTGAGGGGAATGATCTTGCGGCGATCCAAAATCTAAAATCCAAGGTCGAAGATGGCATTACGAGGTGAGCGGTCAATACAAGTATGAAGCTGAATTCGAAAACTTTGATTTTGCTCTTACTGGCGTGCGGGTTGGGGGGCTTTGTCTATTTTTATGAAATTCGCGGGGGTGGCAAGGGCCAAGAACAACAAGTGCAAGGGTCGGGGCAGCGAATTTTTGCTTTTGAGGAGTCTCAGGTTCAAGCTTTGACGCTAACGACATCAGGGCAAAGGTTGGAGTTTGTCAAAGCTCCTACTCCTGAAGCAAAGGCTGGTGCGTCTCCATCTCCAGGGAAGCAGACTGAACAAGCTACAGAAAAACCGACGGAGAAGCAATCTGAATCTAAGCAACCTCAATCTCAGTGGTTGCTGAAGGCTCCGGAGGAGGGGCCAGCGAATGATGCTTCGATAGCTTTCTTGCTGAGTTTGCTGGCAACGGGACGGAGCGATCGCACGATTAAAGCGCCTCTCACTCAGAAAGCGGATTTTGGTTTAGACCAACCCACGGCGACGATTGAGCTGAGGCTGAATGATCAGAAAACTCACCGTTTTGTTTTGGGTAAACCTGACTTTAATCAGAGCTTTTGGTACGCTCAAGCTGATCCGGCGACTTCAGGAACGCCAGAGTTATCGGTTTTGTTGGTGTCTCCAGACTTTAACAATGCTGTGAGTCGTCCACTGTCGGAGTGGAAAGCAGCACCCGAAGCTCCCACTCCCTCTCCCTCTCCCTCTCCCTCGGCGGAGAATGCGGCTCCTAGCCCAGAGCCTGCTCCAGAAGACGCTAGCCCTAGCCCTGAATCCCCTCCTCCGGCGGACAGTACCAATCCAAGTTCCAGCTCGTCACCAAGCCCTGATCCTGGCACTTCGTCTACTCCTGCTCCTCCAGCAGAATAAGCCGTTGAGCGTTCTATTTCGGTGATGATGAAGGGGTTAGCTTTGGTTTGCCCCTTTTCGCTATGCGTCTAAACCATTCAGTCCGAGTTTGATATGACTAGCCCTACCGCAACCCTTTTAGTCTCCTGTCCTGACCAGAGGGGACTTGTCGCAAAAATCGCCAATTTTATTTATGCCAATGGCGGCAATATTATTCATGCGGATCAACACACCGATTTTGAGGCAGGGCTATTTCTGACACGGATTGAGTGGCAGCTCGAAGGATTTAATTTGCCGCGTGATCTCATTGGGCCTGCTTTCAATGCGATCGCTCAGCCTCTACAAGCAAATTGGCGATTACACTTTTCGGATGCGGTGCCTCGAATTGCCATTTGGGTCAGCCGCCAAGACCATTGCTTATTTGATTTAATTTGGCGACAACGGGCTCAAGAGTTTGCTGCTAAAATTCCGTTGATTATTAGCAACCATCCAGATTTAGGCGCGATCGCCAAACAATTTGGCATTGATTATCACCATATTCCTATCAATAAAGAGAATAAGGCTGAGCAAGAAGCCAAGCAGCTAGCTCTACTTCAGCAGTACCGAATTGATTTAGCGGTACTGGCTAAATATATGCAAGTTTTGAGCGCTGACTTTATTGCTAATTTCCCTCAAGTGATTAATATCCACCACTCCTTCTTGCCTGCTTTTGCGGGAGCGAATCCCTACCAGCGGGCCTACAAGCGTGGGGTCAAAATCATTGGGGCTACTTCTCACTACGTGACTGAAGATTTAGATGCAGGGCCGATTATTGAGCAGGATGTCGTGCGAGTCAGCCATCGTGATGAGGTCAATGATTTAATTCGCAAGGGCAAAGATTTGGAGCGCGTGGTTTTGGCTAGAGCAGTGCGCCTGCATCTCGAAAATCGCGTGTTGGTTTACAGCAATCGCACTGTCGTATTTGAATAGAGTAATATTCAAAAACATATCGATTTACAGAGCCAAGTCTCGAATTATTTCAAAGAGTTACTAATTAAATATTAAGTATTAGCAATATTAGCTGAGTGTTTACTTTTTAATATTTCCTCTAGAATGCCAGTTTGATCATCGTGGTAGACTTTTGAACGCGCCTAGATTAGAGGGAAAAAGCGCCACGCGATCGCAACATCAATTCAATTTAGAGCTGCAACCTCATTCTTGTAGCTTTAATGGCAAGAGTGAATTATTACAGTAGAAATATTGCAGTAAAGAATCGGGATATCAGAATTTTTTTTTGCTAACTAGTTCTTTACCCAATTAATCATTCAAGACACACAAAGGTTTTTATTCATCGTGTGTCCACGGTCAAGCATTCGAAACTAGACTCACACTTTAACTTTGCGGCTTCCAGAGGCTGGAAGAGAATTATCTATGGTAGGCCCTTTACAAGCACAAGAGCTTCATCTCGCTTATTTGGAGCAAGCGCCAATTCAGTTTCATAATCAAATTCAGCCGCATGGAGTTCTGCTAGTTTTATCGGAACCAGACTTAAAAATTGTCCAAGTCACTAATAATACGCTGGCTGTATTTGGGATTACTCCTGAAAATGTTTTACAAAAAACCTTAGATGAATTAATCGATCCATTTCAGGTAGAACGGATTAGAGCAGGACTAGCAGATAGCAGCTTAGAGTTAATTAATCCGATTAAGATTTGGACGAAGAATCGGCAAAAAGGGGATGATTACTTGGTTTTTGATGGAGTTTTCCATCGCAGTTCTGATGGCTTTTTGATTCTGGAGCTAGAGCCTGCCCTTTCTCAAGAAAGCATTCCCTTTCTCAGCTTCTATCATTTGGCGAGAGCCTCAATTAACCAGCTAGAAGCGAATTCCAGTCTCCAAGACTTCTGTCAAACAATCGTCCAGGAAGTGCGGCAAGTCACTGGGTTTGATCGAGTCATGCTCTACAAGTTTGACCGCGACGGGCATGGTGTGGTTCTCGCCGAAGAAAAGCTGGATCATTTGGAACCTTACTTGGGTCTGCATTATCCCGAATCCGATATTCCTAAGGCTGCCCGCAAATTATTTGCCTCAAATTGGATTCGGCTGATTCCGGATACTCATGCTGAGGCGATCGCCCTAGTTCCCGCCCAAAATCCAGAGACGCAGCGATCGCTTGATCTCACCTTTTCGATTCTCAGAAGTGCCTCCCCCTGCCATATCGAATATCTCCACAACATGGGTGTGGGGGCATCCTTGACCATTTCGCTAATGAAAGATCAGAAACTTTGGGGTCTGATTGCTTGCCATCATCAATCTCCTAAATATGTTTCCTACGAACTGCGAAAAGCCTGTGAGTTTTTGGGACGGTTAATCTTTGCCGAAATTTCAGCACGAGAAGAAACCGCCGATCATGACTACCGCATGAAGCTGACCTATGTCCAGTCAGCCTTAGTGGATTACATGTCCCAAGAAGAAAACTTTGTGGATGGATTGGTGAAGCACAATCCCAATCTACTGGACTTGGCAGGGGCGCAAGGAGCGGCGGTTTGCTTTGGCAACAATTGCACACTGATTGGAGAAACTCCCAAGGAAGAGGATCTCAACTTTTTGCTGCAATGGCTGAGACAGCAAGTTCAGGAAGAAGTCTTTTATACGAATTCTCTCTCCGAGCTTTACCCAGATGCGGAGCGGTTTAAGAACGTAGCTAGCGGTCTTCTCGCCATCCCCATTTCTCAACGAAATTACGTGTTGTGGTTCCGCCCGGAGGTAATTCAAACCGTTAATTGGGGCGGCGATCCAAATCAACCGTTTGCCGCAACGCAGACGGAAGGGACGGTGCACCTTTCTCCCCGCAAGTCCTTCGAGCTGTGGAAAGAAACCGTGCGCTTGACCTCCCTGCCTTGGCACTCTGTAGAAGTGAAAGCGGCGCTAGAACTGAGAAAAGCCATCATCAATATTGTGTTGCGCCAAGCTGATGAGTTGGCCCAACTGGCTCAAGACCTAGAACGCTCCAACGCCGAGTTGAAAAAGTTTGCTTATGTGGCCTCCCACGACTTGCAGGAACCGCTGAATCAAGTCGCCAACTATATGCAGCTGCTAGAACTGCGTTACAACGACAAGCTAGACGAAAACGCCAAGGAATTCATTGGCTTCGCCGTCGAAGGCGTGAGCTTGATGCAGACCTTAATTGACGACGTGCTAGCTTACTCCAAGGTCGATATCCAAGGCGTTGAGTTTGAACTCACCGAGGTAGAAACAGCCCTCGATCGCGCCCTCGCGAATGTCCGGGGTCGCATTGCTGCCAATAACGCGGTGATTACTCAAGATCCGCTTCCGACCGTGATGGCCGACAGCACCCAACTGATGCAGCTCTTTCAGAATTTGGTCGGCAATGCCATCAAGTTTCGCAGTCAGAATCCTCCAGAAATTCATATTGGGGCGCAACGGCTAGAAGATGCTTGGTTATTCTCAGTCAAAGACAATGGCATTGGTCTTGATCCCAGGTTTAGCGATCGCATTTTTGTCATCTTCCAACGTCTCCATACGCGAGATGAATATGCGGGCACAGGCATGGGTCTGGCAATTTGCAAGAAAATTGTGGAGTGCCATCGTGGCCGAATTTGGGTGGAATCCCAACTAGGGCAGGGAGCAACATTCTACTTTACGATTCCAGTAGGGGGACGCGATCGTGA is from Trichocoleus sp. FACHB-46 and encodes:
- a CDS encoding ribose-phosphate pyrophosphokinase, which produces MNALRGPVVIRSATLTLHPTLPTISDNSRLRLFSGSANVPLSQEVARYLGMDLGPMVRKRFADGELYIQIQESIRGCDVYLIQPTCQPVNDNLMELLIMVDACRRASARQITAVIPYYGYARADRKTAGRESITAKLVANLITQAGANRILAMDLHSAQIQGYFDIPCDHVYGSPVVFDYLASKNLSDIVVVSPDVGGVARARAFAKKLNDAPLAIIDKRRQAHNVAEVLNVVGDVAGKTAILVDDMIDTAGTICEGARLLRKEGARQVYACATHAVFSPPAIERLSSGLFEEIIVTNTIPVPDTSRFEQLTVLSVANILGEAIWRIHEDSSLSSMFR
- a CDS encoding NUDIX hydrolase, which codes for MYGVNQIRVLALGLIQDRQAAAAGKGDRIFVSEGYDPVKQKTFYRALGGGVDFGETSLIALQREFQEEIQAELANIRYLGCLENIFVFNGQSGHELIQLYKCDFADPKFYELDELMFAEGDRQKKALWIESDRFKSGELTLVPEQFFDYL
- a CDS encoding DUF3531 family protein is translated as MQVQFREFDPFNVWIWLEFSLNPSELEKQYVEEIINSWFFLGKLGGFNAENLQVQDVGLEISYMNYNQDAAEDSFMALMHNIGEVEYESNWARCWFDLGTSDAIALDVLINSLRQFSKDYVEITTLIIGGENEDWPIPESRKREYSEYDDN
- a CDS encoding Sll0314/Alr1548 family TPR repeat-containing protein — encoded protein: MTNMPIAPSSVGTNAPPCSSRMQRQSRPVSASRRFVSAVAGTAAIALSLCGSPAFAGDPFRTTNQHAIGKNTEAAFKAIFERGDYQAARKYLSQAEPSEPLSYAMKASLAYLDKDWNALRTNATKTRETAEQLRKTDPLRGNLYVAVGEFMEGAYIVSREGTVRGTPQALNKLQRVFQSLNAAEKLSPQDPELNLVKGFMDLMLAVNLPFANPADAVERLNKYAQPRYLAYRGIAIGYRDLNQPTKALEFVDQALKVTPNNPDLYYLKAQVLVKQGKNQESLEFFRKALDKTAQLPRQLRNQIAYERCRTEFRIDQKERNCSTELKK
- a CDS encoding ABC transporter ATP-binding protein, with translation MLYLKNLIYHPTATPTAILKSINLELAPQQMGLIIGPSGSGKSTLLEILAGLAEKTSGDILWREQELTPAHLQQLGGLVFQFPERHFCGATILEELRLGHPELGTEKVNQALTEVGLGHLSLQTSPHSLSGGQQRRLALAVQLIRQPYLLLLDEPTAGLDWSMRRQLVNLLARLKDHWSLLIVTHDAGDLLAIADRCWTLNHGELQSVDPQVLEMNAKQPQSVVQS
- the rsmG gene encoding 16S rRNA (guanine(527)-N(7))-methyltransferase RsmG — its product is MLDLETVNLPEMIAVWQKTLRWQPTSHQQQQLQRLYELILEGNRQLNLTRITEPSEFWEKHLWDSLRGIAPFFKEEGGGMKDEFDSSSSFIPPYGSGEGVHPSSFRVIDIGTGGGFPGIPAAIACPDWQVTLLDSTQKKVTFLQTLATTLELENITTLVDRAEQVGQLPEHREAYDLALIRAVGSASVCAEYALPLLKLEGQAVLYRGQWTAEETGALRPAVAQLGGAIAAIEECSTPVSQGMRHCLYLRKVAPTPSEFPRAIGVPAKQPL
- a CDS encoding ABC transporter ATP-binding protein — translated: MIEVEQLSKVYGSTPAIQDVTFAVEPGEILGFLGPNGAGKTTTMRILTGYLPATSGSARVAGYDVHEDSMAVRQRIGYLPETPPLYPEMTVEGFLYFVARIKGVSAGDRSRQVQSALERCSLVEKRKTLIRKLSKGFRQRVGIAQAIVHDPPAIILDEPTVGLDPRQIIEVRNLIKNLAGTHTVILSTHILPEVSMTCNRVAIINRGRVVATNSPENLMAQLNAGSGYELDVDGDVNTVQQLVQPIPGVRLVEPMRIEELADQTLTPQRCRVRVVAEADSDPGRDIAAAVVGGGLGLYEMRRTKASLEDVFLQLTMTEEKALESSAETELSAGGEAEPVIEDAPGAPTAVVSESAESEEEA
- a CDS encoding ABC transporter permease yields the protein MRVILSNIVAIYRKELQGYFASPLAYAIAGVFWFLSGFFFVIALQDTLQTAAAADQIGQPFDAAYALIQAFLGLMGVLSLFILPILSMGLYAEERKRGTLELLATSPVTNWVVSLGKLLGVLTFFITLVLPLLVYETITLSAANPPLNPTLLLTGYGGLILMAAAVLSLGMFLSSLTDSSILAAILTFALVLLLWSIQAIATVVGGPVGDAIGHLSLLKHYGDLVRGVVNTSGLILFVSYIILGLFLTAQSIEALRFQRS